From Variovorax sp. J2L1-78, the proteins below share one genomic window:
- a CDS encoding NADH:flavin oxidoreductase/NADH oxidase has translation MPGLFDPYTLKGITLRNRLAVSPMCQYMAREGLVTDWHLPHYTSLARGGAGLVVVEATAVSPEGRITPGDLGLWSDAHVQGLAAVARSIADAGAVPGIQLGHAGRKAGCTPPWEGGAPLPKADPAHWEPIAPSALPLIAEQPHLPRAMTGADIRRVQQDFVDAAQRTHDAGFQWLELHFAHGFLAQSFLSKHFNARDDAYGGSLENRARFLVETVAAVRQVWPASLPLTARLGVLEFDGDDGMNLAESIEVLAHLKAAGLDLVDVGIGFSTLSPVPWAPNMLVPVAERVRRETGLPVATSWLITDAKEADGFVRKGQLDLVMFARRFLDNPHWTQQAARALDLPKPSWVLPSPYAYWLENWATP, from the coding sequence GTGCCTGGATTGTTCGACCCGTACACCTTGAAGGGCATCACCCTTCGCAACCGGCTGGCCGTCTCGCCGATGTGCCAGTACATGGCCAGAGAGGGCTTGGTGACCGACTGGCACCTGCCGCACTACACCAGCCTGGCGCGCGGCGGTGCCGGCCTGGTGGTGGTCGAGGCGACCGCCGTCTCGCCTGAAGGCCGCATCACGCCCGGAGATCTCGGGCTCTGGAGCGATGCGCACGTCCAGGGCCTGGCCGCCGTGGCCCGGTCGATTGCCGATGCGGGTGCGGTGCCAGGTATTCAACTCGGCCATGCGGGACGCAAGGCGGGCTGTACGCCGCCCTGGGAAGGCGGGGCACCACTGCCGAAAGCGGACCCGGCCCATTGGGAACCCATCGCGCCTTCCGCATTGCCATTGATCGCCGAGCAACCCCATCTGCCTCGCGCCATGACAGGGGCCGACATCCGCCGGGTTCAGCAAGACTTCGTGGATGCGGCGCAGCGCACGCATGACGCGGGCTTCCAATGGCTGGAATTGCATTTTGCGCACGGCTTCCTCGCACAGAGCTTTCTGTCGAAACATTTCAACGCACGCGACGACGCCTACGGCGGCAGCCTGGAGAACCGCGCTAGGTTCCTCGTCGAAACGGTTGCCGCGGTGCGGCAGGTGTGGCCGGCGTCACTTCCGCTCACGGCAAGATTGGGCGTGCTGGAGTTCGATGGTGACGACGGCATGAACTTGGCGGAGTCCATCGAGGTCCTCGCGCACCTCAAGGCGGCAGGGCTGGATCTGGTGGATGTCGGTATCGGCTTTTCCACCCTGTCGCCAGTGCCCTGGGCACCGAACATGCTGGTGCCCGTGGCCGAACGCGTCCGTCGAGAAACCGGATTGCCGGTGGCCACCAGTTGGCTCATCACCGACGCAAAGGAAGCGGACGGCTTCGTGCGCAAGGGCCAGCTCGACCTGGTGATGTTCGCGCGGCGCTTTCTCGACAACCCGCACTGGACGCAACAGGCGGCGCGCGCGCTTGATCTTCCAAAGCCATCGTGGGTGCTGCCAAGCCCCTATGCGTATTGGCTCGAAAACTGGGCCACCCCATGA
- a CDS encoding LysR family transcriptional regulator, producing the protein MDTQHLRTFIEVVRQGSFAAAARRLDLASSQVTRAVAALEAELGARLMHRTTRKLTLTESGAAYFGRVSQLMDELDAASDDVRVSTGEICGLVRLTASVALGQKLVLPLLSKLHAQYPGLQLDIRFTDMVVDLIGQQVDIALRQSPTVDGSLIGVRLAKLRFRVCASPKYISRHGRPKVPAELSHRDCLRFALPGFQSAWSFKARGAPDADIEVVAIGGWLAASSALSLLEAAVDGLGPVLLADWLVDPDIAAGRLVDLFPQYEATSTTFDNGVWLLFASREHLPRRVRVVVDFLREELQALIGDSNKLPFVPAADGSLRR; encoded by the coding sequence ATGGACACACAGCATCTGCGAACTTTCATCGAGGTCGTGCGCCAAGGCAGTTTCGCTGCGGCGGCTCGCCGGCTGGATCTCGCCTCGTCGCAGGTGACCCGTGCCGTGGCGGCCCTGGAGGCCGAGCTGGGCGCACGGCTGATGCACAGAACCACGCGCAAACTGACGTTGACCGAATCGGGGGCGGCCTACTTCGGACGCGTCAGCCAACTGATGGACGAACTCGACGCCGCCTCGGACGACGTGCGTGTCAGTACGGGCGAGATTTGTGGACTGGTGCGGCTGACCGCGTCGGTGGCACTCGGGCAGAAGCTGGTGTTGCCGCTCTTGAGCAAGCTTCACGCGCAGTATCCCGGCCTCCAGTTGGACATCCGCTTCACGGACATGGTGGTCGACCTGATCGGCCAGCAAGTGGACATCGCACTGCGGCAGAGCCCCACCGTGGATGGATCGCTGATCGGTGTCCGGCTCGCTAAACTTCGCTTTCGCGTCTGCGCAAGCCCCAAGTACATCTCACGGCACGGTCGACCCAAGGTGCCAGCCGAGTTGTCGCACCGCGACTGCTTGCGCTTCGCCCTGCCTGGCTTCCAGAGCGCGTGGTCGTTCAAGGCAAGGGGCGCTCCCGACGCGGACATCGAGGTGGTCGCTATCGGCGGGTGGCTGGCAGCCTCGTCGGCGTTGTCGCTGCTGGAGGCAGCGGTAGACGGACTCGGGCCGGTGTTGCTGGCCGACTGGCTGGTCGACCCCGACATCGCAGCCGGTCGCCTGGTCGATCTGTTTCCGCAGTACGAAGCCACGTCGACCACCTTCGACAACGGCGTCTGGCTGCTGTTCGCCTCGCGCGAGCACCTCCCCCGGCGCGTGCGCGTGGTGGTCGATTTCCTGCGTGAGGAGCTGCAGGCGCTCATCGGTGATTCGAACAAGCTGCCGTTCGTGCCTGCGGCCGACGGCTCGCTCAGGCGCTGA
- a CDS encoding NAD(P)-dependent alcohol dehydrogenase, giving the protein MCIKCGDSNHDGRAGLRERRQLLFTGLGLAAAPLLGGVPLSARAQQSPAAAVGSNLGASSVRAWGMAAAGAALGPLQIPRRAVGPKDVLIDVLYCGVCHTDIHIARGDWGPPSYPLVPGHEFVGRVVAVGDEVRRFKVGDAAGVGCMVNSCGTCDNCKAGIEQFCLNGNTLTYNGPDRVHGGHTLGGYSERIVVTERFVITIPPGADLAATAPLLCAGVTTFSPMQHWKLEAGQRVGVIGLGGLGHMALKLAVARSADVTVFTTSPGKVADAQRMGAREVVLPSDSVAMQRLASKFDLLIATVPSSYAVQPFMNLLKVDGTLVNLGSFDPLQEVRGAGLIRGRRSLAGSLIGGVAETQQVVDYCAQRNIQAEIELIRPDQIAQAFDRVVKKDVRYRFVIDVKAGLSA; this is encoded by the coding sequence ATGTGCATCAAGTGCGGCGATTCGAACCACGACGGGCGTGCGGGGCTGCGAGAACGGCGCCAGCTCCTTTTCACGGGTTTGGGGCTGGCCGCCGCACCGCTGTTGGGCGGTGTGCCTCTTAGCGCTCGGGCCCAGCAGTCGCCTGCCGCCGCGGTCGGCTCGAACCTGGGCGCTTCGTCGGTGCGGGCCTGGGGTATGGCCGCGGCAGGCGCAGCCCTTGGTCCCTTGCAGATCCCGCGCCGCGCGGTCGGGCCCAAGGATGTCCTGATCGATGTTCTGTATTGCGGCGTCTGCCACACCGACATTCACATCGCGCGTGGTGACTGGGGCCCGCCGTCCTATCCGCTGGTGCCAGGCCATGAATTCGTTGGTCGCGTCGTTGCGGTGGGCGACGAGGTTCGCCGTTTCAAGGTCGGTGACGCGGCGGGCGTGGGTTGCATGGTGAATTCGTGCGGCACCTGCGACAACTGCAAGGCCGGTATCGAGCAGTTCTGCCTGAACGGCAACACGCTGACCTACAACGGGCCCGACCGGGTCCACGGCGGGCACACCCTGGGCGGTTATTCGGAACGCATCGTCGTCACCGAGCGCTTTGTCATCACCATTCCTCCAGGTGCCGATCTCGCCGCTACCGCACCCTTGCTCTGCGCCGGGGTGACGACCTTCTCGCCGATGCAGCACTGGAAGCTGGAAGCGGGCCAACGCGTGGGCGTCATCGGCCTCGGCGGTTTGGGGCACATGGCGCTGAAGTTGGCCGTGGCGCGAAGCGCCGATGTCACTGTCTTCACCACCTCGCCGGGCAAGGTCGCGGACGCGCAGCGCATGGGTGCACGCGAAGTCGTACTGCCGAGCGATTCGGTTGCCATGCAGCGTCTGGCCAGCAAGTTCGACCTGCTGATCGCGACGGTGCCCAGCTCCTATGCGGTCCAACCGTTCATGAACCTCTTGAAAGTGGACGGCACCTTGGTGAACCTCGGTTCGTTCGATCCATTGCAGGAAGTGCGCGGCGCCGGATTGATCCGGGGTCGCCGCAGCCTGGCCGGATCGCTGATCGGCGGCGTTGCCGAGACGCAGCAAGTGGTGGACTACTGCGCCCAGCGCAACATCCAGGCCGAGATCGAACTGATCCGACCGGATCAGATCGCCCAAGCCTTCGATCGCGTGGTGAAGAAGGATGTGCGCTACCGGTTCGTGATCGACGTGAAGGCGGGCCTCAGCGCCTGA
- a CDS encoding NAD-dependent protein deacetylase, with protein MDSSASLTDFAERHPRLFVLTGAGCSTDSGIPDYRDVNGDWKRPSPVTFQAFTGDERTRRRYWARSLVGWPTMATARPGAAHHALARLEAAGRVGMLLTQNVDGLHEAAGSRHTIDLHGRIDTVRCLGCETRTPRAELQRTLRARNPAWAALEAGAAPDGDADLEGQDFAAFDVPDCPLCGGMLKPDVVFFGESVPRERVQAAFDALAAADAVLVAGSSLMVYSGFRFVQAAVSAGKPVAAVNLGRTRADELLTLKVAQPVGEALTALATHLDT; from the coding sequence ATGGATTCCTCCGCCTCGCTCACCGATTTCGCCGAGCGCCATCCCCGCCTCTTCGTGCTGACAGGCGCCGGCTGCAGCACCGACTCGGGCATCCCCGATTACCGCGACGTCAACGGCGACTGGAAGCGGCCGTCGCCGGTCACCTTCCAGGCCTTCACCGGCGACGAACGCACGCGCCGCCGCTACTGGGCACGCAGCCTGGTCGGCTGGCCGACCATGGCGACCGCACGGCCCGGTGCCGCGCACCATGCGCTGGCCCGGCTCGAGGCCGCAGGCCGTGTCGGGATGCTGCTCACGCAGAACGTCGACGGCCTGCACGAGGCCGCCGGCAGCCGCCACACCATCGACCTGCACGGGCGCATCGACACCGTGCGCTGCCTCGGCTGCGAGACGCGCACGCCGCGCGCAGAACTGCAGCGGACATTGCGTGCGCGCAATCCCGCCTGGGCCGCACTGGAGGCGGGCGCCGCACCGGACGGCGACGCCGACCTCGAAGGCCAGGACTTCGCCGCCTTCGACGTGCCCGACTGCCCGCTGTGCGGCGGCATGCTCAAGCCCGACGTGGTGTTCTTCGGCGAGAGCGTGCCGCGCGAGCGCGTGCAGGCTGCCTTCGACGCGCTGGCCGCCGCCGACGCGGTACTGGTCGCCGGTTCGTCGCTGATGGTCTACTCGGGCTTCCGCTTCGTCCAGGCCGCCGTCTCGGCGGGCAAGCCGGTGGCCGCCGTCAACCTCGGCCGCACGCGGGCGGACGAACTGCTGACGCTGAAGGTCGCGCAGCCGGTCGGCGAAGCCTTGACGGCGCTGGCGACGCACCTCGACACATGA
- a CDS encoding aldo/keto reductase has protein sequence MTRRKLGTLEVSAMGAGCMSISANYGPPADPAQGIQTLRLAHALGVSFFDTAEVYGPYTNEELVGVALKPIRDQVVIATKFGFELEQPGGGLNSRPTQIRKVAEASLKRLKTDHIDLFYQHRVDPNVPIEDVAGAVKDLIQQGKVRHFGLSEASAKTIRRAHAVQVVSAVQTEYSFMERSPERNGVLATCEELGIGFVPWGPVGMGYLTGALDARTRLDEKTDLRAGFDRFKPDALASNRPIVDLLRGFASRKEATPAQVALAWLMARKPWIVPIPGTRNPVHLRENLGAIDLRLTQEDMHELDTAFARIAVQGGRMNEAQMEFVDH, from the coding sequence ATGACTCGACGCAAACTCGGAACCCTCGAGGTCTCCGCGATGGGCGCCGGATGCATGAGCATCAGCGCCAATTACGGCCCCCCGGCCGACCCTGCACAGGGGATCCAGACGCTGCGACTGGCCCACGCGCTGGGCGTGAGCTTTTTCGACACGGCCGAGGTGTATGGCCCCTACACCAACGAAGAGCTGGTCGGCGTCGCGCTCAAGCCCATCCGCGACCAGGTCGTCATCGCCACGAAGTTCGGCTTCGAGCTCGAGCAGCCGGGCGGTGGCCTCAACAGTCGCCCAACGCAGATCAGGAAGGTTGCCGAAGCGTCGCTCAAGCGGCTGAAGACCGACCACATCGATCTCTTCTACCAGCACCGTGTCGATCCCAACGTGCCCATCGAAGACGTGGCCGGCGCGGTCAAAGACCTCATTCAGCAAGGCAAGGTGCGTCACTTCGGCCTGTCGGAGGCCAGCGCGAAGACGATTCGGCGAGCACACGCCGTTCAGGTTGTGTCTGCCGTGCAGACCGAATACTCGTTCATGGAGCGCAGCCCCGAGCGCAACGGTGTCCTGGCCACCTGCGAAGAACTCGGCATCGGGTTCGTCCCCTGGGGACCGGTGGGAATGGGCTACCTCACCGGCGCGCTCGATGCGCGCACCAGGCTCGACGAGAAGACGGATCTGCGCGCCGGCTTCGACCGGTTCAAGCCGGACGCCCTGGCCTCGAACCGACCCATCGTGGATCTGCTGCGCGGCTTCGCTTCCAGGAAAGAGGCCACACCCGCGCAAGTGGCCCTGGCCTGGTTGATGGCCCGCAAACCCTGGATCGTTCCGATCCCAGGCACCCGGAATCCGGTGCACTTGCGGGAGAACCTTGGCGCCATCGACTTGCGTTTGACGCAAGAAGACATGCACGAACTCGACACCGCCTTTGCACGAATCGCAGTACAGGGCGGCCGCATGAACGAAGCGCAGATGGAATTCGTCGACCACTGA
- a CDS encoding DUF1330 domain-containing protein yields MLSRKSCATVALAAALAALSLHGAQGQTNPSAEGPAIYVSEFEITDPEGMAPYRAQVDATFAPFGGRYIVRGGHVVSQEGTPNKRIVMIEFPSMAQALAWYDSPAYAALKPIRHKSATSRVYTVQGTPR; encoded by the coding sequence ATGCTGTCTCGCAAATCGTGTGCCACCGTTGCGCTGGCCGCTGCCCTCGCGGCCTTGTCGCTCCACGGCGCACAGGGGCAAACCAACCCTTCGGCGGAAGGTCCGGCCATCTACGTGTCCGAGTTCGAGATCACGGACCCCGAAGGCATGGCGCCGTACCGCGCCCAGGTCGACGCGACCTTCGCGCCGTTCGGGGGCCGCTACATCGTGCGGGGCGGCCATGTCGTGTCGCAAGAGGGCACGCCCAACAAGCGCATTGTCATGATCGAGTTCCCGAGCATGGCGCAAGCGCTGGCGTGGTACGACTCTCCCGCGTATGCAGCGCTGAAGCCCATTCGACACAAGTCGGCCACCTCGCGCGTCTACACCGTGCAAGGCACGCCCCGCTGA
- a CDS encoding fasciclin domain-containing protein, with product MPRNFSHLASLTLAAALSVGAVTAYAQVMVGGAPMYANKDIIDNAVNSKDHTTLVAAVKAAGLVDTLKGPGPFTVFAPTNEAFAALPAGTVDTLLKPENKATLTSILTYHVVPGKIDAKMLMKMMEDGKGTTSFKTVAGGTLVAKTSGGKVMVTDEKGGTATVTIADVVQSNGVIHVVDKVLLPK from the coding sequence ATGCCACGCAATTTCTCGCACCTCGCTTCCCTCACGCTCGCCGCCGCGCTCTCGGTGGGGGCCGTCACCGCCTACGCCCAGGTGATGGTCGGCGGCGCGCCGATGTACGCCAACAAGGACATCATCGACAACGCGGTCAATTCGAAGGACCACACCACGCTGGTCGCCGCGGTCAAGGCCGCAGGCCTGGTCGACACGCTCAAGGGACCGGGCCCGTTCACGGTCTTCGCGCCGACCAACGAAGCCTTCGCGGCCCTGCCGGCCGGTACCGTCGACACGCTGCTCAAGCCCGAGAACAAGGCCACGCTGACAAGCATCCTCACCTACCACGTGGTGCCGGGCAAGATCGACGCCAAGATGCTCATGAAGATGATGGAAGACGGCAAGGGCACCACGTCGTTCAAGACCGTGGCCGGCGGCACGCTCGTCGCCAAGACCAGCGGCGGCAAGGTGATGGTCACCGACGAGAAGGGCGGTACCGCCACCGTGACCATCGCCGACGTGGTGCAGTCGAACGGCGTGATCCACGTGGTGGACAAGGTGCTGCTGCCGAAGTAA